The region CACATCCCCTGTTCGGACCGGTTATTCCCACTGACTTCGATCCCACAGTGGCTCTTGTAGCCAAACGTGAGGAAGACCGTCCGGCTCTGTTTGCGGTGAAGGATTTTTTCGAACGCCTAAGTTTCGGTGCCTTTGAATCTTCCATTGAAGAACACGATAAGGCTATGGCCATGATTCAGGCCCTGAACTTCAGCTCCACAATCGCTTTTCTGGCTTGTTCCCGGGAAATACCCAACATTAAAAAATTCGTAACTCCATCTTTCAGACGCAGACTCGAATCCGCGCGTAAGATGGTAACTCAGGACAGCGATCTCTTCAGCACTATTACCGATGCAAATCAGTACAGTCAGGAAGCGACTCGTCTGTTCCGTTCTTTTCTCTCCCTCGCAGCCGCAGGTGATATGGATCTGCTCGCAGACCGTGCTTCTTGGTGGTGGCGTGACAACAATACCTAGGGAGAAGTGCATCTGAAAATTAAAAGACCGCGTTCTCCCGGAACGCGGTCTTTTTTTTTATAAAATTGGTTTAGGCGGATATAATAAAAGGATAAAACGGAGAATGAACATGAAAATTGAACTTACCCAGTATGGCAAATGGTTGCCTGCTGACACGCAGACCCCGATCAGCCTGTACCTGGGGCTGGTGGGCGAAGCACCGGGGATTCTACTGGAAAGTGCCGAAGTTGACGGCAGACTCGGACGTTACAGCCTTATCGCATGGGATTTCAGACTGAAACTTTCGCCCATGAACGGTAAGCTTTCCGTTGAATGTGCGGATTCCCGTCTGGCCGGGCTGGCAAGTTATTCGGGCATGGATTTTCTGGATGGAATGCGTGCAGTCATGAAGGCTCTGCATTTAAAAGCGCAGCCGGAAGTGGGCGAATTGCCGGCGCTGACCCGCGGGCTCTACGGAACACTCGGCTACGGCATAGCCGGAATGCTCGAACCCAAACTTAAAGATAAGCTTCCTGCTGACGATGCTGAAGTCAGACTGGCCCTGCCCGGACGGGTGGTGCTCTTCGATCACCTCAAACATAGCTGTTGTTTCCTTTCCCTTGATAAGGATGACGCTCCGGAATTCACCCCGCCTGTTTTCGGCGCCGAGTGCGAACCCACCAAGGTTGGCGATCCTGTTGCAGTGCCCGGTAAGGAAAAATATATGGAAGGAGTCAATAAGGTTAAAGATCTTATTGCGGAAGGTGAGTGCATTCAGGTTGTCCTTTCGACCCGTTTCTCCGCTCCTTTCAGCGGAAATTCTTTTGATTTGTACCGCAGGCTCCGTCAGGCAAACCCTTCACCGTTCATGTTTTACATGAAGTTCAGCCGCGAAGAAATCCTGCTCGGTTCTTCACCTGAAATGATGGCTCGCTGCGAACGCGGAAGGCTGGAAGTAAGACCCATCGCCGGAACCCGCCCGAGAGGCAAGGATGCTGCAGGGGATCGCAAGTTCGCTGAAGAGCTGCTGGCTGATCCCAAGGAAATTGCCGAACACGTTATGCTGGTCGATCTCGGCCGCAACGACCTTGGCCGTATCGCCAAGCCCGGAAGTGTGAGTGTGGAGAAGTTCAAGCAGATTGAATATTTCAGCCACGTCATGCACATCACTTCCTACGTAGAAGCAGATTTACGTGACGATCATGATGCCATTGATGTGCTTCAGGCCACCTTCCCGGCGGGAACTCTTTCCGGTGCCCCTAAAATACGGGCCATGGAAATCATTTCCGAAATCGAGGAAGTTCCCCGCGGACCTTACGGCGGCTGCATCGGTTTTATCGGGCTGGATAAGGATACCGTAAACCTTGATACCGGTATCACCATCCGCTCCATGTGGATCCGTGACGGCAAGTGCCATTGGCAGGCCGGGGCCGGAATTGTTTATGATTCCGATCCTGAAATGGAATGGAAGGAATGCAACAACAAGGCAAGAGTACTCAAGGAAATTCTTCAGTCGGAGGGCGGTGATGTTTTTACTCGTGGATAATTTTGATTCGTTTACCTTCAATCTGGTGCAGGCTTTCCAGCAGTTGGGAGCTGATCCGCTGGTATTGCGTAATGACCGTGAGGAAATCCTCGAACTGGCCGAATCCGGTAAACTGGAACGGGTCTGCCTGTCTCCCGGACCGAGCAATCCTGAAAATGCCGGGCTTTCTCTTGAATTCCTATCCCGGCTGCCCAAGGAAGTCCCGGTACTGGGAGTATGTCTCGGACACCAGACTTTAGGCCATTTTGCAGGGGCATCAGTAGTTCGTGCCGGACGCATCATGCATGGCAAAACTTCAGACATTTACCATAAAAATGACGGCATCTTCAGCGGACTGGATAATCCTTTCAACGTCTGTCGTTATCATTCACTTGTTGTTAATGTGGACGAAGCCCCGGACATGCTGGAGCTGACCGCGTGGACTGATCAGGATGAAGTAATGGGCTTACGCTACAAAGACCGTCCATGGACGGGATTGCAGTTTCACCCGGAATCTATTTTGACCCCGGACGGACCGAAGCTCTTAAAGAACTTTTTGGACGGAAATATTTAACTCTATCATTATATATAGAAGGAAATAAAAATGTCACAGATTATAAGCGAATCCCTGACCGCTCTTTCTTCCGGTCAGGACCTGACCACAGAACAGGCCGATGCTGTATTCGAGGAACTTTTTTCCGGTGAAATGACCAATGCTCAAGCTGGAGCGCTGCTCATGGGGTTGCGCTGCAAGGGCGAGAAAGCGGTTGAGATTGCCGCCGGTGTACGAGCAGCTTTGCGTGAAGCAAAGTTAATCAAAGGTATCAATAGCCCGTGTATCGATACCTGCGGTACCGGGGGAGACGGTACCAATAGCTTCAACTGTTCCACGGCGGTAGCTCTTTTCCTTGCGGATATGGGGTATCTGGTTACCAAACACGGCAACAGGGCGGTTTCATCTTCCTGTGGTTCCGCTGATGTTCTGGAAGATATGGGTGTGTCACTGGGAACAAACGCAAATGAGGCCCGTGATGTGCTTCTGCGCGATAAATTTGTGTTCCTGTTTGCCCCGAATTACCACCCGGCCTTTGGAAAAATAGCTCCAATCCGTAAGGAATTGGGAATTCCGACTCTTTTTAACCTCATGGGCCCACTCCTGAACCCTGCTCGTCCCACTCATCAGATTCTCGGTGTCGGCAGACCGGAAATCCTGCGTTTGATGGCTGAGGTGCTGGTGTTGACCAATGTTGAGAAGGCTTATGTAGTCCACGGTGCCTGCAATTTTGACGAGCTGACTCCCTTTGGCGTGAATGAGGCTTTTCTGGTGGAAAATGGTGAGCTGACCGAAGTTAAAATCGATCCGGCTGATTACGGATTTGCCTTGTCAAAGCCTGAAGATGTAGCTGTTAATGATCGGGAAGAGGCTCTGTCGACTATTCGCAAGGTGCTTTCCGGAAAAGCTCCGCAGGCCATGCTCGATATGGTGGCGTTGAATCTTGGTGCGGCGCTCTCCATTCTGGATGGTATCTCTTTGAGCGAAGGCATGGAAAAAGCCAAAGCCAAAGTAGCTAAGGGTGTGGATAAGGAATACTAGGCCATGCTTGAAAAATTTAGAATAGCGAAACAGGCCGAGCTGGATATGCTGCAACGGATGCAGGCCGAAGGAAAAAGTTTTACTCCCTATGCGGGGGAACGTTCATCTTTTGCCGATGCAATCCGTCGTGATAAAAACGGTCTGAAAGTCATTGCGGAGTACAAGCGCGCTTCCCCGTCAAAGGGAGATATCAATCTCGGGCTATGCGCTGCGGATGTCGCCGGGATGTATGCTGCCGGAGGAGCTTCGGCTATTTCAGTGCTTACCGAGGAGCAGTACTTTAAGGGTAATCTCAGCTATCTTGATGAGATAAAATCCAGTGGACTTCCCATGCTGCGTAAGGATTTTCTGACCGATCTGCTACAGATCGAACAGACCGTGGCAACCCCAGCTTCGGCGCTGCTGGTGATTGTCCGAATGTTTAAGGATGACGGTTATCTTAAGGAAATGATAGAAAGGACGCATGCAGCTGGACTTGCTGCGGTTGTTGAGGCTTTCGATGAAACCGATCTTGTACGGGCCAAGAAGGCCGGTGCCGAGATTATTCAGATCAATAACCGTGATCTTGATACCCTAGGTATCGACATGAATCGTTCTGTCGAATCAATCAGGCAGAAAGATGAAGGCGAAATCTGGATCTGCGCAAGCGGGATCAGCGAGCCGGAAGACTGTGCCCGAATGAACGAACTTGGTTACGATACTGTACTTGTCGGCACTTCCATTATGTCCAGCCCGGACCCGCAGGCCAAGCTCGCATCGCTGGTTGCCGGGGGCAGGTCATGAGTATGCTGGTCAAGGTTTGCGGCATGACTTCCAAACATGATGTGTCCATGTGCGCGGAGCAGGGTGCGGATTTTCTGGGATTCATCTTCCATCCTTCCAGTCCACGTAATGTGGATACTGATTTTGCCCGGTCCGTTAA is a window of Maridesulfovibrio sp. DNA encoding:
- a CDS encoding indole-3-glycerol-phosphate synthase, giving the protein MLEKFRIAKQAELDMLQRMQAEGKSFTPYAGERSSFADAIRRDKNGLKVIAEYKRASPSKGDINLGLCAADVAGMYAAGGASAISVLTEEQYFKGNLSYLDEIKSSGLPMLRKDFLTDLLQIEQTVATPASALLVIVRMFKDDGYLKEMIERTHAAGLAAVVEAFDETDLVRAKKAGAEIIQINNRDLDTLGIDMNRSVESIRQKDEGEIWICASGISEPEDCARMNELGYDTVLVGTSIMSSPDPQAKLASLVAGGRS
- a CDS encoding anthranilate synthase component I family protein; this encodes MKIELTQYGKWLPADTQTPISLYLGLVGEAPGILLESAEVDGRLGRYSLIAWDFRLKLSPMNGKLSVECADSRLAGLASYSGMDFLDGMRAVMKALHLKAQPEVGELPALTRGLYGTLGYGIAGMLEPKLKDKLPADDAEVRLALPGRVVLFDHLKHSCCFLSLDKDDAPEFTPPVFGAECEPTKVGDPVAVPGKEKYMEGVNKVKDLIAEGECIQVVLSTRFSAPFSGNSFDLYRRLRQANPSPFMFYMKFSREEILLGSSPEMMARCERGRLEVRPIAGTRPRGKDAAGDRKFAEELLADPKEIAEHVMLVDLGRNDLGRIAKPGSVSVEKFKQIEYFSHVMHITSYVEADLRDDHDAIDVLQATFPAGTLSGAPKIRAMEIISEIEEVPRGPYGGCIGFIGLDKDTVNLDTGITIRSMWIRDGKCHWQAGAGIVYDSDPEMEWKECNNKARVLKEILQSEGGDVFTRG
- a CDS encoding prephenate dehydrogenase/arogenate dehydrogenase family protein, whose translation is MGKSKKRKRLLAMGCDFEKIHSVAIVGSRGQMGGFLALTAERAGLMVYRFDTPLDEEKMARRLPDTDLVILCIPVTVMDEVLPVVIPHMRKGAILSDVGSVKGRPIEQMLRSYDGPVVGTHPLFGPVIPTDFDPTVALVAKREEDRPALFAVKDFFERLSFGAFESSIEEHDKAMAMIQALNFSSTIAFLACSREIPNIKKFVTPSFRRRLESARKMVTQDSDLFSTITDANQYSQEATRLFRSFLSLAAAGDMDLLADRASWWWRDNNT
- the trpD gene encoding anthranilate phosphoribosyltransferase, with amino-acid sequence MSQIISESLTALSSGQDLTTEQADAVFEELFSGEMTNAQAGALLMGLRCKGEKAVEIAAGVRAALREAKLIKGINSPCIDTCGTGGDGTNSFNCSTAVALFLADMGYLVTKHGNRAVSSSCGSADVLEDMGVSLGTNANEARDVLLRDKFVFLFAPNYHPAFGKIAPIRKELGIPTLFNLMGPLLNPARPTHQILGVGRPEILRLMAEVLVLTNVEKAYVVHGACNFDELTPFGVNEAFLVENGELTEVKIDPADYGFALSKPEDVAVNDREEALSTIRKVLSGKAPQAMLDMVALNLGAALSILDGISLSEGMEKAKAKVAKGVDKEY
- a CDS encoding aminodeoxychorismate/anthranilate synthase component II, with the protein product MFLLVDNFDSFTFNLVQAFQQLGADPLVLRNDREEILELAESGKLERVCLSPGPSNPENAGLSLEFLSRLPKEVPVLGVCLGHQTLGHFAGASVVRAGRIMHGKTSDIYHKNDGIFSGLDNPFNVCRYHSLVVNVDEAPDMLELTAWTDQDEVMGLRYKDRPWTGLQFHPESILTPDGPKLLKNFLDGNI